One Elgaria multicarinata webbii isolate HBS135686 ecotype San Diego chromosome 6, rElgMul1.1.pri, whole genome shotgun sequence DNA segment encodes these proteins:
- the RMI1 gene encoding recQ-mediated genome instability protein 1 translates to MTASGLAVRVETWLASAWHVKVPAPWLEACINWIQQENGGSNLAQASINKQVFEQWLLTDLRDLECPVLPDCILNDSKGELNGFYSIQIDSLVDVSQPAYSQLQKIRGKNTVNEEITANTQGTGKSWEAKPTRMLMLQLTDGIHHIQGMEYHPVPVLHSSLPPGTKVMIQGKVAYRLGVLLLKPENVRLLGGEVDSLVEDFIAERVLARLIGEEVVPPNAVRSNNGEYGISRSDEIGQVLGPSDEELLASLGGNDELMINEGHLESGYCSRSTSLNSTTHSLSSNNGSCLQQGPTVVIAENEVQSVPVLENMEEAFDDFPLDDDLLLEDEIQQEEMYVLNRSTSMHNQPIGQKKSGEREMYNTFEESTSGFSIKHSVQHTQNFDNYLGNKLVQERGSNEKSFSISNNRLTDIKAEQCPDNIQACKIMNKCHEVGLDTSPFTYLSVLLSNKPIGIITVKVKAFIVTLTGNLISSGGFWSVKAKISDGTAYLEVDFADEILTSMIGFSVPEMKQLKKDPIQCPKLKEGLQNCQRELIDLCCLMTIEFNPTQTKAIVNVLQDINTNDLNDLRRRLCM, encoded by the coding sequence ATGACTGCATCAGGTCTTGCGGTAAGAGTAGAAACTTGGCTTGCATCTGCGTGGCATGTGAAGGTTCCAGCACCATGGCTAGAAGCTTGTATTAACTGGATTCAACAAGAAAATGGTGGAAGCAATTTGGCTCAGGCTTCTattaacaaacaagtttttgAGCAATGGCTTCTCACAGATCTCAGAGATCTTGAATGCCCTGTTCTGCCTGACTGCATTTTAAATGATTCAAAAGGAGAATTGAATGGCTTTTATTCCATACAGATTGATTCACTTGTTGATGTGAGTCAGCCTGCCTATTCCCAATTGCAAAAGATAAGAGGGAAGAATACTGTAAATGAGGAAATAACTGCTAACACACAAGGAACCGGGAAGTCCTGGGAGGCAAAGCCTACTCGAATGTTGATGCTTCAATTGACCGATGGTATACATCACATTCAAGGTATGGAATACCACCCTGTTCCTGTACTCCATAGCAGTCTCCCTCCAGGTACAAAAGTTATGATACAAGGGAAAGTTGCTTATCGTTTAGGTGTTCTTTTGCTCAAGCCAGAAAATGTGAGACTATTGGGAGGTGAAGTGGATAGTCTTGTAGAGGACTTCATTGCGGAACGAGTTCTTGCTAGGCTAATTGGAGAAGAAGTTGTCCCACCTAATGCTGTGAGATCAAATAATGGTGAATATGGGATTTCAAGATCTGATGAAATAGGCCAAGTCCTAGGTCCTTCTGATGAAGAGCTTCTGGCAAGTCTTGGGGGAAATGATGAATTAATGATAAATGAAGGCCATCTTGAAAGTGGATATTGTAGTAGAAGTACCAGCTTAAATTCTACCACACATTCCCTTTCTTCCAACAATGGAAGCTGCTTGCAGCAAGGCCCTACAGTAGTCATAGCAGAaaatgaagtacaaagtgttcCAGTTTTGGAAAACATGGAAGAAGCTTTTGATGACTTTCCATTGGATGATGATTTACTTTTAGAAGATGAGATTCAGCAAGAAGAGATGTATGTTCTGAACAGAAGTACTAGCATGCATAACCAGCCTATTGGACAAAAGAAATCTGGTGAAAGAGAGATGTATAATACATTTGAAGAAAGCACAAGTGGTTTTTCTATAAAACATAGTGTGCAGCACACCCAGAATTTCGATAATTATTTGGGAAATAAGCTTGTACAAGAGAGAGGTAGTAATGAAAAGTCCTTCAGTATTTCTAACAATAGATTAACAGACATTAAGGCAGAACAATGTCCTGACAATATACAGGCCTGCAAAATAATGAATAAGTGCCACGAAGTTGGTCTGGATACCTCTCCTTTTACATATTTATCAGTTTTATTAAGTAACAAGCCCATAGGTATTATCACTGTGAAAGTTAAAGCATTTATAGTAACTCTTACAGGAAATCTCATAAGCAGTGGTGGCTTCTGGAGTGTAAAAGCAAAAATATCTGATGGCACAGCTTATCTAGAAGTTGATTTTGCTGATGAGATTCTAACAAGTATGATTGGGTTTTCAGTACCTGAAATGAAACAACTAAAGAAAGATCCGATCCAGTGCCCAAAGCTTAAGGAGGGTTTACAGAATTGCCAAAGAGAACTAATAGACCTCTGTTGCTTGATGACCATTGAATTTAATCCCACCCAGACAAAAGCAATAGTAAATGTTTTGCAAGACATTAATACAAATGATTTGAATGATTTAAGAAGACGCTTATGTATGTAA